The DNA segment TCAACTAAACCGATACGCTTGATTCGGATTGCATCCGTACTTGCGAACGAAGCACGTACTGTCGAAGATATTCGACAAGCATTCGCTGGCCGACCTGTACCACGGATCGTCAGACATTGGCGGGAAAATCAGGTCGCCATGTGCGTTGATGCCTGCTCCGTTTTTTGTGCTGAAGAAGGCGACGATCGTCGATCAATTGAGGAGAAATTGTCGATGGAGGATGCCATAGCCTTGGAGCGTTGCTGGGACTCAGAGGAAGCGACGACTAAGGCAGTCGCGCAGGAAGCTGCTCGTCAAGTCAACGTGTTTTTTGAGAGCATTTATGCCGAGCTTCGTGAAAAACGGATCCGCCACTTTTTAGGCCTGCTCAAAGCGACCCCGGAAGAACTAAAACGAATCGGGAGTTCGGTAATACAGATTGGATTCATAGATGTCTGGGAGAAGGGAATCAAGAAAGGGTTTGATAGAAATCAGTTCAACACTATCGATGAATGGCTTGGGTTTTGCGTCGTGTGCGCTGTCCATGGCTGGAGGAAAGGACATAGAAAAAGACGCATCGTGACTGAAAACGGGGTAATGTTTAGCGATCCTCCCTCTGAAGATTTACTTCCTGCAATTGAATTGGAAATCAGCGAGACGGCCAGAGTCATTACTGAATCGTGTATCAAGGATGACATAGACAAAGCGATTGTTCGAATGAGCATTGATGGCGCGAGTGTGTTTGAGATCGCAAAATACGTTGAACTTGATCCTGCCAACGTGCGGCGACGTCGGAAGAAAATTGCAGACTGTGTCAACAGCCGAATGGATACTGACGAATAAATGATCCACTCCCACGACCATATGTCTGAAGTCGCATTGGGCGAAAGCCAGGAGTCGGAATTCGTGCGTTTGCTAGGTGACCAGAACCTACAAGCACCGGAAGCAGTTGAAGCAATATCCAGGCTTACTGACAATAGCCAGGATCGAAACAAGCTGTTTTCGATGCTTTTAGTTAGTAAGGCTTTCGCTGGAAGCAGAGGTCTAAACTCTTTTAAGACCAACGATTTCTGTGGAATGCATGATTCGAGTTCCTTCTGTGAAACGTGCATTCAGACAGCGTACCGATTGGAATTTGTTGCAGCGAAACTGCGTTCTCCGCGATTGCTGGTACGGAAATTCATAGAATCACATGTGCACTCCTCCCACATGGTTCTCGCCACGGCGGAGTTGGACTTCGAGTCAAAGTACGAGGTTGAACTAGAACCGATTGGCAAGGGCTCGTTCGGCACTGCATATCCTGCCGTTCAGCTAAGGACGGGGAAGAAGTTCATAATTAAGTTTTTGAGAAATTTGAGAGCCGCAGATGCTGACCGATTCGACCGAGAAGCAAAGATTCTAGGGCAGCTTAAGCACAACCACATTGTGAGCGTTACTGATGCTGGGCACCGCGGAGTAGCTACCCCAGAGGCATACATCGTGATGGAGTATTACGAAGGCGGAGCACTTCAGCCGTCTTCGTTTAAAGATAATCCACTTCGAGCCGTGGATATCATTGCCAATTGCTCCTTGGGCATCTCGGTAGCCCATGGACTATCTGTAATTCACCGTGACATCAAGCCGCAAAATATTGTACTTGATACTGAAGGCAAGCCTGCGGTGGTTGATTTTGGTTTGGCGTACCAAGAAGGCAATTATCAGACAAACCCCGCCACGCTTTACGGCACACGTGGCTACATCGCTCCAGAGCAGCTAAAGAGTGAGTTCCCCTCAGTTGCTGGTGACATTTATGCGTTAGGGGCTACTTTAGTTTCGCTATTAACTGAAAACGACACGAACCCGTTTGTCCCTACCGATCAGCTCCATGCTATCGGTAACCGGTCCATTCGTGCTGTGTGCTCAAAGGCACTTATGACCGAGCCGGAAAAGCGATACGAAACGGCTCATCAGTTGGCCGAAGACCTGCGGCGAATTTCGGAGTATCGACCAACGAAGGCAGAATCGGCATCGATATACCGTCGCGGGCGAATGTTTGCGGTAAGGAATCCGTGGGGAACGCTTACATCAACGATTCTCGTTGCTGCGTTCTTGATACTTGTCGTCCTTATACAGGCAAATCGACGGACTGCCTTGGAGCGAGACCAGGCAACCCAACTGGAGGCGGTGCGTTTGCTTGATAGAGGTGAAACGCTCTGTGCAGCGGGTGATACAGCAGCGGGGCTTTTGACGATTACGCGGGCCCTAGGTGTTTGTGTTCCAGAACAGCAAGACGTAGTCACCAAGGCCCGCTTAGCTATTTCGGCTGAACTGAACAATTCAATTGAGCTTCAGCACATCGTTGGCGACATGCCCGGATTGGTGATGTCGTGCAGCTTCTCGCCAAATGGACGACTCGTAGCACTCGGTGACGACTCTGGGGAATTGCGTGTATTGAGGGTCAAAGATTTTTCAATGGTGAGTCGAATTGACCTCATGGATGAGTTCTCAACAACGTCGTTAACATCAATCAACTGGCATCCCACGGAGAGTCATCTGGTCCTTGTTAGCTGTGGGTCAGTTCTTCGATTGGTGGACATCGAATCCAGCCGCGTGACTGCAAGCTGGGATCACCAACAACACATTCACTCGGCCACATTTTTGGATTTGTCGGGCAGCCGTGTTCTCGTTGCCGGTTTTTCTACCGGTGAAGACTCGGTCTGTGCGGTGTACGGTCTTGAGGGCGAGCAATTTTCCAGTCATTCCATGCAGTTGGGGCGAGCTCGAACGGTGACCGTTGATCCCAATGGAAAGTTTGTTGTGACAGGGGGAAATGATCGGGTTGCAACCGTGTTTGACCTTGATGGCGAGGCAGGCTCAAATCGCATGAGTTTTCCTCACCCAGGGCCCGTTTTCTCCCTAGCTGTCGATGGAGTTAATAACCGGCTTGCAACTGGCTGCTTAGATGGGAAAATCCGGATTTATGATTTGCGAACGGGTGATCGGTTTGGCGAAATACTGCGGCATCAGGGGCCGGTCCGCAGCCTAGCATTCGATGATGCCGGTTCTTACCTACTAAGTGGAAGCGAAGATGGAACGGCCCGACTCTGGAGTGTTGCAGAGCCGTCATCATTCCGACCTGTTGGGCAAACGCTGTACCATCAAAGTGACGTTCGTTGCGTTTCATTAAGTCGTGAGGCCAATAGTCTTGTCACGGTAGGGTTTGACGGCGCCGCTAGGTTTTGGCAGCAGTCTCAAGACAGAGAAGTTGTTCTTGTGCATCCGGCCATTGTTTCTGCCAGTACGTTCAATTCGGATGGGACACAGATCCTTACGTCATGTTTAGATGCGACAAAAGAACGAGGCGGAGCGAGGGCATGGTCACCGCAGGGAAAGCAGCTTTCATATTTCCCTCACGAAGGGGAGGTGCTTGCTGCCAACTTTGTGGGAAGGAAAGAGGAGCATTGCGTGACCGTTGGTGTTGGCCCAATCAAACTGTGGAAAATTTCCGGTGCAAGCCCATCCAGACCAATTCGCGAATGGCCTGCAGCTGGGCTTATCGCATCGCTGGCAGTATCACCTAATGGTGAAAAAATTGCTTGGGTCGCCAAATCAAGTAAGCCCAGCCCAGGATCCAAGAGTTTGTATTTTTGCGACAACATCTGGGAGCCGGAATCCAAGCTGTCCGAAGTCGTCTTTCGTGCTGGCGGTTGGGTCGAGAATGTCAAATTCAGTCCTGATGGCACCAGGATTGCCGTTGATGGAGGTTATGTGGAATCTACAGCGAACGAGGTTGGGCAAGACAAGGCTGCAACCGCCAAGGTATGGGAAGTACCCGAACTCCGCGAAGTCAAACTCGATGCTGCTCACTCGGTTGAGGTTCGCGGAATCGAGTTTAGTCCCGATAGTAAATGGTTCGTAAGCCTGTCCTTCGACGGCTCTGCGATTGTAT comes from the Roseimaritima multifibrata genome and includes:
- a CDS encoding protein kinase domain-containing protein, coding for MIHSHDHMSEVALGESQESEFVRLLGDQNLQAPEAVEAISRLTDNSQDRNKLFSMLLVSKAFAGSRGLNSFKTNDFCGMHDSSSFCETCIQTAYRLEFVAAKLRSPRLLVRKFIESHVHSSHMVLATAELDFESKYEVELEPIGKGSFGTAYPAVQLRTGKKFIIKFLRNLRAADADRFDREAKILGQLKHNHIVSVTDAGHRGVATPEAYIVMEYYEGGALQPSSFKDNPLRAVDIIANCSLGISVAHGLSVIHRDIKPQNIVLDTEGKPAVVDFGLAYQEGNYQTNPATLYGTRGYIAPEQLKSEFPSVAGDIYALGATLVSLLTENDTNPFVPTDQLHAIGNRSIRAVCSKALMTEPEKRYETAHQLAEDLRRISEYRPTKAESASIYRRGRMFAVRNPWGTLTSTILVAAFLILVVLIQANRRTALERDQATQLEAVRLLDRGETLCAAGDTAAGLLTITRALGVCVPEQQDVVTKARLAISAELNNSIELQHIVGDMPGLVMSCSFSPNGRLVALGDDSGELRVLRVKDFSMVSRIDLMDEFSTTSLTSINWHPTESHLVLVSCGSVLRLVDIESSRVTASWDHQQHIHSATFLDLSGSRVLVAGFSTGEDSVCAVYGLEGEQFSSHSMQLGRARTVTVDPNGKFVVTGGNDRVATVFDLDGEAGSNRMSFPHPGPVFSLAVDGVNNRLATGCLDGKIRIYDLRTGDRFGEILRHQGPVRSLAFDDAGSYLLSGSEDGTARLWSVAEPSSFRPVGQTLYHQSDVRCVSLSREANSLVTVGFDGAARFWQQSQDREVVLVHPAIVSASTFNSDGTQILTSCLDATKERGGARAWSPQGKQLSYFPHEGEVLAANFVGRKEEHCVTVGVGPIKLWKISGASPSRPIREWPAAGLIASLAVSPNGEKIAWVAKSSKPSPGSKSLYFCDNIWEPESKLSEVVFRAGGWVENVKFSPDGTRIAVDGGYVESTANEVGQDKAATAKVWEVPELREVKLDAAHSVEVRGIEFSPDSKWFVSLSFDGSAIVWDALNGKVHRNLTSSTARVSAAAFSPDSRWVALGGADRTVRIWDLLTGDRVSAFTTQAWVRRIAFGSAGMVAVGSDDGLVELLDARTGDSLGPLIRHQAAVTCLSFSPDGSKVLSGSRDGTARVANLPNPMTGNPGLIQKQLERTFGVALSSDLSISVLNAIEWEKLPE
- a CDS encoding sigma-70 RNA polymerase sigma factor region 4 domain-containing protein; the protein is MTASTKPIRLIRIASVLANEARTVEDIRQAFAGRPVPRIVRHWRENQVAMCVDACSVFCAEEGDDRRSIEEKLSMEDAIALERCWDSEEATTKAVAQEAARQVNVFFESIYAELREKRIRHFLGLLKATPEELKRIGSSVIQIGFIDVWEKGIKKGFDRNQFNTIDEWLGFCVVCAVHGWRKGHRKRRIVTENGVMFSDPPSEDLLPAIELEISETARVITESCIKDDIDKAIVRMSIDGASVFEIAKYVELDPANVRRRRKKIADCVNSRMDTDE